Proteins encoded together in one Alteribacter keqinensis window:
- a CDS encoding rhodanese-like domain-containing protein, which translates to MTPWILAITTVILIFFIVSRVIKPKYLRSLETEEFKKDYRKAQLIDIREEKEFNTGHILGARNIPLSQLRQRQTEIRPDKPVYIYCQSGARCIQAAKVLKKKRGAEDIVQLKGGFRKWTGKIKK; encoded by the coding sequence ATGACACCATGGATTCTTGCTATTACTACTGTAATTCTTATATTCTTTATCGTTTCCCGTGTGATCAAGCCGAAATACCTGAGATCACTGGAGACGGAAGAATTTAAGAAAGACTATCGAAAAGCCCAGCTTATTGACATCAGGGAAGAAAAAGAGTTTAACACTGGACACATTCTGGGGGCCCGGAACATTCCATTGTCACAGTTGCGGCAGAGACAGACGGAAATCCGCCCGGATAAGCCGGTTTATATTTACTGCCAATCGGGGGCCCGTTGCATTCAGGCTGCAAAAGTTCTTAAAAAGAAACGCGGTGCCGAAGATATTGTCCAGCTCAAAGGCGGATTCCGCAAATGGACAGGGAAAATTAAAAAATAA
- a CDS encoding YqhG family protein: MLQTDVHNYLKTFFKENDSPVIEQSDGHLHIQLSIDMDKNLMNRPFYWHYLEKIGGVPNPMELTLITDETKAPEDLKGERIHFGAPRLHQVFRLAKELGSHVKMYEKVARTSLTGGSLSLLPWLNVNVKISYEAEKKKDRLVSLGLNLVNGEMVDGFCDQMLDCPLEPVIPDYCFTVSPLIKPASGMNRIRQYLEDELKTEDHAWAHDAVNKMEADLRLLDTFYEQSETVPETYENEKEAIRNQYEPKINMSIINGGLFYLHQHPLNIRRVILPYRR; this comes from the coding sequence ATGCTGCAAACGGACGTGCATAATTACCTTAAGACATTTTTCAAGGAAAATGACAGCCCTGTCATTGAACAAAGCGACGGCCACCTTCATATACAGCTGAGTATTGACATGGATAAGAATTTGATGAACCGCCCCTTTTACTGGCATTATCTTGAAAAAATCGGCGGTGTACCAAATCCTATGGAGCTCACACTCATTACGGATGAGACGAAAGCACCCGAAGACCTCAAAGGGGAACGGATTCACTTCGGTGCACCCAGACTTCACCAGGTTTTCCGGCTGGCAAAAGAACTGGGCTCCCATGTTAAAATGTATGAAAAAGTTGCCCGGACAAGTCTTACCGGCGGCTCGCTCTCTCTTTTACCCTGGCTGAATGTAAATGTAAAAATCTCTTATGAGGCCGAAAAAAAGAAAGACCGGCTCGTTTCCCTGGGCCTTAATTTAGTGAATGGGGAAATGGTAGATGGTTTTTGTGATCAAATGCTCGACTGTCCTTTAGAGCCTGTTATTCCCGATTACTGTTTTACCGTCTCCCCTCTGATTAAGCCTGCCAGCGGGATGAACAGAATCCGTCAGTACCTTGAGGATGAACTTAAAACAGAAGATCATGCATGGGCACATGATGCTGTTAACAAAATGGAGGCAGACCTACGTTTACTGGACACCTTTTATGAGCAGTCAGAAACAGTGCCTGAAACGTATGAAAATGAAAAAGAAGCTATCAGAAATCAGTATGAGCCGAAAATCAATATGTCGATTATAAATGGAGGTCTGTTTTATTTACACCAGCACCCACTTAACATCAGGAGGGTCATTCTTCCTTACAGAAGATAA
- the gcvT gene encoding glycine cleavage system aminomethyltransferase GcvT, translating to MGNKTPLYDVYKDQAKTIDFGGWDLPVQFSSIKDEHEAVRTKAGLFDVSHMGEIDVQGNGAEAFLQSVFTNDVEKLKTGGCQYSAMCYENGGTVDDLVYYKRGEGDYLLVVNASNIEKDYNWLVSRAEGFENVNIVNVSENYAQIAIQGPLAEKVLQKETNTTLSDITFFKFRDGVSIGGVEALVSRTGYTGEDGFEIYCKPEEAATLWNLLLEAGKEEGIQPCGLGSRDTLRFEARLALYGQELTKDITPVEAGIGFAVKTDKEADFFGKEVLKEQKDNGPSRKLVGLEMIDKGIPRTDYEVFNSDGEKIGFVTTGTQSPTLKKNVGLAIIDKDFTAIGTEVEVQVRKRRLKAVVAATPFYKKSN from the coding sequence ATGGGAAATAAAACACCGTTATACGATGTGTACAAAGATCAGGCGAAGACAATCGACTTTGGCGGCTGGGATTTACCGGTTCAATTTTCAAGCATTAAAGATGAGCATGAAGCTGTCCGGACGAAAGCTGGCCTTTTTGATGTCTCTCACATGGGAGAGATCGATGTGCAGGGAAACGGAGCTGAAGCTTTTCTTCAGAGTGTCTTTACAAATGACGTTGAAAAGCTGAAAACAGGGGGCTGCCAGTATTCAGCTATGTGCTATGAAAACGGCGGAACTGTTGACGATCTCGTTTACTATAAACGTGGAGAAGGAGATTACCTCCTCGTTGTGAATGCATCCAATATTGAAAAGGACTACAACTGGCTTGTCTCCCGTGCAGAAGGTTTTGAGAATGTAAATATAGTTAATGTCAGTGAAAATTATGCACAGATTGCTATTCAAGGTCCTCTTGCAGAGAAAGTTCTTCAAAAAGAAACAAATACAACTCTTTCTGACATTACATTTTTTAAATTCCGTGATGGCGTAAGTATCGGCGGTGTTGAAGCCCTTGTATCCAGAACGGGATATACCGGGGAAGACGGCTTTGAAATTTACTGTAAGCCTGAAGAAGCAGCCACTCTTTGGAACCTCCTGTTAGAAGCAGGGAAAGAAGAAGGCATCCAACCATGTGGACTGGGTTCACGCGACACACTGCGGTTTGAAGCGCGCCTTGCTCTTTACGGACAGGAACTGACAAAGGATATCACACCAGTTGAAGCAGGGATCGGTTTTGCTGTCAAAACCGACAAAGAAGCTGACTTTTTCGGGAAAGAAGTCCTGAAGGAACAAAAGGACAACGGGCCTTCACGAAAACTCGTTGGTCTTGAAATGATCGACAAAGGCATCCCTCGTACAGATTATGAAGTATTCAACAGTGACGGAGAAAAAATTGGTTTTGTAACGACAGGGACACAATCTCCGACACTGAAAAAAAATGTCGGGCTTGCCATCATAGATAAAGACTTCACTGCTATCGGAACAGAAGTGGAAGTTCAGGTTAGAAAACGTAGATTGAAAGCAGTAGTTGCAGCAACACCATTTTATAAAAAATCCAACTAG
- the gcvPB gene encoding aminomethyl-transferring glycine dehydrogenase subunit GcvPB — protein MSSENQALIFELSQEGRIGHSLPEMDIPEKSLDELLPQAYQRKEEAELPEVSELQIMRHYTALSKRNHGVDSGFYPLGSCTMKYNPKINEDVARYPGFAHIHPYQQEKTIQGALELMHKLQTSLEEITGMDQVTLQPAAGAHGEWTGLMLIRAYHEANGDFNRTKVIVPDSAHGTNPASAVVAGFDAVTVRSNERGLVDLDHLREVVGEDTAALMLTNPNTLGLFEEEIVEMATIVHEAGGKLYYDGANSNAILGITRPGDMGFDVVHLNLHKTFTTPHGGGGPGSGPVGVKSDLVPYLPTPLIVKDGDKYRFEYNVPESIGRVKPYYGNFGINVRAYTYIRTMGPVGLRNVSEYAVLNANYMFRKLEPYFDAPYQQHCKHEFVLSGRRQKKLGVRTLDMAKRLLDFGYHPPTIYFPLNVEECLMIEPTETESKETLDEFIDAMIQIAKEAEENPEIVQEAPHTTVIGRMDETTAARKPVLRYTKE, from the coding sequence ATGAGCAGCGAAAACCAAGCATTAATTTTCGAACTAAGCCAGGAAGGCAGAATCGGACACAGTCTGCCGGAGATGGATATTCCCGAGAAAAGCCTGGATGAATTACTCCCGCAAGCCTATCAGCGCAAAGAAGAAGCGGAGCTGCCGGAAGTGTCCGAACTTCAGATTATGCGCCATTACACAGCGCTTTCCAAACGGAATCACGGTGTTGACTCAGGCTTCTACCCACTGGGTTCCTGTACGATGAAATATAATCCGAAAATTAACGAAGATGTAGCCCGGTACCCCGGGTTTGCTCATATTCACCCGTACCAGCAAGAGAAAACCATTCAAGGTGCACTGGAACTTATGCATAAGCTGCAAACGTCTCTTGAGGAAATTACAGGAATGGACCAGGTTACTCTTCAGCCTGCTGCAGGAGCACACGGGGAATGGACCGGCCTCATGCTGATCCGTGCCTACCATGAAGCAAACGGAGACTTTAACCGTACAAAGGTGATTGTTCCTGACTCTGCTCATGGAACAAACCCTGCCTCTGCAGTGGTTGCAGGTTTTGATGCTGTGACCGTCCGTTCGAACGAGCGGGGTCTTGTGGATCTGGATCACCTCCGTGAAGTAGTGGGTGAAGATACAGCGGCATTAATGCTTACTAATCCGAACACCCTCGGATTATTTGAAGAAGAAATCGTGGAAATGGCCACCATTGTTCACGAAGCTGGAGGAAAACTCTACTATGATGGTGCCAACTCCAATGCAATTTTAGGAATTACACGACCGGGAGATATGGGATTTGACGTTGTTCATCTAAACTTGCATAAAACCTTTACAACGCCACACGGAGGCGGTGGACCCGGTTCAGGTCCGGTTGGTGTGAAAAGTGACCTTGTTCCTTACCTTCCGACACCACTTATCGTTAAAGACGGAGATAAATATCGTTTTGAGTATAATGTTCCGGAATCAATCGGACGGGTGAAGCCTTATTATGGAAATTTTGGCATTAACGTACGTGCTTATACGTACATTCGTACAATGGGACCAGTCGGACTTCGCAATGTATCTGAGTATGCGGTACTGAATGCGAACTATATGTTCAGAAAGCTTGAGCCATACTTCGACGCTCCTTATCAGCAGCATTGTAAGCATGAATTCGTATTATCCGGGCGCCGCCAGAAGAAACTTGGTGTTCGTACCCTTGATATGGCAAAACGTCTTCTTGATTTCGGGTATCATCCGCCTACAATCTACTTCCCTCTTAATGTGGAAGAATGCCTCATGATTGAGCCTACTGAAACAGAATCGAAGGAAACACTTGATGAGTTTATTGATGCAATGATTCAAATTGCAAAAGAAGCAGAAGAAAACCCTGAGATTGTTCAGGAAGCTCCTCATACAACCGTTATCGGCCGTATGGATGAAACAACAGCAGCGAGAAAGCCGGTATTAAGATATACCAAGGAATAG
- a CDS encoding DEAD/DEAH box helicase, which produces MNTPELIFDEEWTSSFLERVEQNGPWANWQMYKMAIEAEKELIIDNFDGLRAPSHLPHLTIFPHQMEAAERVLTEMNGKAILADEVGLGKTIEAGLILKEYMIRGLVKKVLILVPASLVTQWCRELNEKFFIPAVEQRKHYVWDRCDVIVSSIDTAKRDPHRSTIFEQKYDMIIIDEAHKLKNKNTKNYQFVRQLKKKFCLLLTATPVQNKLSEVFHLISILKPGHLGNEEAFTKEFKDADQHEELRQIVQKVMIRNRRSDSDMDWPKRIVKTVEIDFSDEEKQLYDHVSALKNRWGNQYQWSLFPFTVLTLQRECCSSREAVYMTLKGLLSQEEMAPSLKAELERIMGIVEKITRHAKAEKALELIQSIDDKVIIFTEYRATQLYLQWYFAQHGIKAVPFRGGFKRSKKDWMKQLFKDRAQVLIATEAGGEGINLQFCHHMINYDLPWNPMRIEQRIGRIHRLGQEHDVHIYNFAVLNTVEDHILKTLYKKIGLFEEVIGKLDDILEKMREEELEAHISNILNHSESDGEIRIKLDNLTACIDSGEEDEQYAANGRA; this is translated from the coding sequence ATGAACACTCCGGAACTGATTTTTGATGAAGAATGGACATCCTCATTTCTTGAACGGGTTGAACAAAACGGACCATGGGCGAACTGGCAGATGTATAAGATGGCAATTGAAGCTGAAAAGGAGCTGATTATAGATAACTTTGACGGACTCCGTGCACCATCACACCTGCCGCACCTGACCATCTTTCCCCACCAGATGGAAGCAGCAGAGCGGGTACTGACAGAAATGAACGGAAAAGCCATCCTTGCTGATGAAGTAGGTCTTGGTAAAACCATTGAAGCAGGGCTGATTCTAAAAGAATATATGATTCGCGGCCTTGTGAAAAAAGTACTCATCCTTGTTCCTGCATCCCTGGTCACTCAATGGTGCCGTGAACTTAATGAGAAATTTTTTATTCCCGCCGTGGAGCAGCGCAAACATTATGTCTGGGACAGGTGTGACGTGATCGTAAGCTCCATTGATACAGCAAAGCGGGATCCACATCGTTCTACTATTTTTGAACAGAAATATGACATGATCATTATCGATGAGGCCCATAAACTTAAAAACAAGAATACAAAAAACTATCAATTTGTCCGTCAATTAAAAAAGAAGTTTTGTCTGCTGCTTACAGCTACACCAGTACAAAACAAACTCAGTGAAGTATTCCACCTCATCTCAATTTTAAAGCCGGGACACCTGGGAAATGAAGAAGCCTTTACGAAAGAATTTAAAGATGCCGATCAGCATGAGGAATTACGACAGATTGTACAGAAGGTAATGATCAGAAACCGCCGCTCTGACTCTGATATGGACTGGCCGAAGCGGATCGTAAAAACGGTGGAAATTGATTTCTCAGACGAAGAAAAGCAGCTTTATGATCACGTTTCAGCTCTTAAAAACCGCTGGGGAAATCAATATCAGTGGAGCCTGTTCCCCTTTACTGTTCTTACGTTACAGCGGGAGTGCTGTTCAAGCCGGGAGGCTGTTTATATGACACTGAAAGGTCTTTTAAGCCAGGAAGAAATGGCACCTTCCCTCAAAGCAGAGCTGGAGAGAATCATGGGGATTGTAGAGAAAATTACACGTCATGCGAAAGCAGAAAAAGCGCTTGAATTAATTCAGTCCATTGACGATAAAGTGATTATCTTTACAGAATACCGTGCAACCCAGCTTTACCTTCAGTGGTACTTTGCCCAGCACGGCATTAAGGCCGTTCCTTTCCGCGGTGGCTTTAAGCGCAGCAAAAAGGACTGGATGAAACAGCTCTTTAAAGACAGAGCGCAGGTGCTTATTGCAACGGAAGCAGGAGGAGAAGGAATCAACCTTCAGTTCTGCCATCACATGATCAACTATGACCTTCCCTGGAATCCGATGCGTATTGAGCAGCGGATCGGACGGATTCACCGGCTCGGCCAGGAGCATGACGTGCACATATATAACTTTGCCGTACTGAATACCGTAGAAGATCATATACTGAAAACCTTGTACAAAAAAATCGGGCTGTTTGAAGAAGTCATCGGAAAGCTTGACGATATCCTGGAAAAGATGAGAGAAGAAGAGCTTGAAGCTCATATATCAAACATTCTGAACCACTCTGAATCAGATGGTGAAATCAGAATTAAGCTTGACAATCTCACTGCTTGTATTGATTCCGGAGAGGAGGATGAACAGTATGCTGCAAACGGACGTGCATAA
- the gcvPA gene encoding aminomethyl-transferring glycine dehydrogenase subunit GcvPA: MTFRYLPMTEKDLQEMMGAIGVNSVEELFNDIPKEVRYNGDLKIEKALDETALVKEMQRLANRNYNSKDYPSFLGAGVYEHYIPSIVNHVIGRSEFYTAYTPYQPEISQGELQAIFEFQTMIAELTGMDLANSSMYDGPTALAEAGMMSAAHTKKKKILVSETVHPEAREVLISNAKGQGIEVIEVREKDGVTDLSHLKELYNKEVASVIVQYPNFLGNVEDLKAIEEVAHEEKALFVVSSNPVSLGVLEPPGAFNADVVVGDAQPFGIPAQLGGPHCGYFATTKKLMRKVPGRLVGQTTDDKGQRGFVLTLQAREQHIRRDKATSNICSNQALNALGASVAMTALGKNGVKEMAYQNIQKAHYAKEKLIEAGVEVVNGTPFFNEFSVKLPKPVSEVNDELLNAGMIGGFDLSRHYPEKENQMLLAFTELRTKEEIDHLATVLGGAK, from the coding sequence ATGACATTTCGTTATTTACCGATGACTGAAAAAGATTTACAGGAAATGATGGGAGCAATCGGAGTCAATTCAGTTGAAGAGCTGTTTAATGATATCCCTAAAGAGGTCCGCTACAACGGGGATCTGAAAATTGAGAAGGCCCTGGATGAAACCGCCCTTGTTAAAGAAATGCAGCGTCTTGCAAACCGTAACTATAATTCAAAGGACTACCCGTCCTTTTTAGGAGCAGGCGTGTATGAACACTACATTCCATCCATCGTCAACCACGTAATCGGCCGCTCTGAATTCTACACGGCATATACACCTTACCAGCCGGAGATTTCCCAGGGTGAGCTTCAGGCAATTTTTGAATTTCAGACAATGATCGCAGAACTTACAGGTATGGACCTTGCTAACTCATCCATGTATGACGGCCCTACAGCTCTTGCTGAAGCAGGTATGATGAGTGCTGCTCACACAAAGAAGAAAAAGATCCTCGTTTCTGAAACTGTACATCCGGAAGCCCGTGAAGTCCTGATTTCAAACGCGAAGGGGCAGGGAATTGAGGTCATTGAAGTTCGTGAAAAAGACGGTGTGACCGACCTGTCCCACCTGAAAGAACTTTACAATAAAGAAGTGGCAAGTGTCATTGTTCAGTATCCGAACTTTTTAGGTAATGTAGAAGATTTAAAAGCAATTGAGGAGGTTGCACATGAAGAAAAAGCGCTGTTTGTCGTCTCATCAAACCCGGTGAGCCTTGGTGTTCTTGAGCCGCCGGGAGCTTTTAATGCCGATGTGGTGGTAGGAGACGCTCAGCCATTTGGTATTCCGGCACAGCTTGGGGGACCTCACTGCGGGTACTTTGCCACCACAAAAAAGTTAATGAGAAAAGTCCCTGGACGTCTTGTAGGACAGACGACAGACGATAAAGGACAACGAGGATTTGTATTGACCCTGCAGGCACGTGAGCAGCATATCCGTCGTGACAAAGCCACAAGTAACATCTGTTCCAATCAGGCTCTGAATGCCCTGGGTGCGAGTGTGGCCATGACAGCACTTGGAAAGAACGGTGTAAAAGAGATGGCTTATCAGAACATCCAAAAAGCTCATTATGCCAAGGAAAAGCTTATTGAAGCAGGTGTGGAAGTCGTCAATGGTACCCCATTTTTCAATGAGTTTTCAGTGAAACTTCCGAAGCCAGTGAGTGAAGTAAACGATGAATTACTAAATGCAGGGATGATCGGCGGATTTGATCTGTCACGTCATTATCCTGAAAAAGAGAATCAAATGCTACTTGCATTTACCGAGCTTCGAACAAAAGAAGAGATCGATCATTTAGCAACTGTATTGGGGGGAGCAAAATGA